A part of Podarcis muralis chromosome 13, rPodMur119.hap1.1, whole genome shotgun sequence genomic DNA contains:
- the LOC144324907 gene encoding vomeronasal type-2 receptor 26-like, with the protein MYNQLLYWETKDEEVKGVMVKWAKDLGYDLEYDRWVQLWKRGMKFTACAALRENMEKMMYRCVVTKFYQHTLALAFAIKEINESPKILPNLTLGFHIYDSYYDARMTYRTTLDLLFKSHRFVPNYKCDIQKNLIAIIGGLSFDTSLSMADTIGLYKIPQLTYGSFPPGESDADQFLSFYHLVPNDSHQSIGIISLLKHFGWKWIGLFVVEGDGGENFLQTLEPLLSRHGICSSFTHKIPQVANIEKLSETVDMLFNIYLSLTDDKVSACIIFGESLTLIWMGGILVLGDSEKKGSSSFRKLHPFLLDISFNNSAGETVSFNGKKQTGGALDIMNIVTFPNKSFLRVKVGQVDNDALEARRFDIHEDKIKWHKGFNQVVPISVCNDCCSRGHQKKRKEGEKFCCYDCAPCPEGKISDQNDMDDCFRCPEDQYANRNKDGCISKSMSFLSYEEPLGISLASIAICFSIVTTLVFLAFVKHRDTPIVKANNRDLTYTLLISLLLCFLSSLLFLGKPGEMACFLRQPTFGIIFSMAVSCVLAKSITVVVAFMATKPGSSLRKWVGKRLANSIVLSCSLIQASLCTLWLATSPPFPDLDMHSLMEEITVQCNEGSVTLFSCVLGYMGLLAFFSFIVAFAARKLPDSFNEAKFITFSMLLFCSVWLCFVPTYLSTKGKYMVMVEIFSILASSAGLLGCIFAPKCYIIMLRPELNNREQLIRIKN; encoded by the exons TGTGGTGACGAAATTCTACCAGCACACCCTTGCTTTGGCATTTGCTATAAAAGAGATAAATGAAAGCCCCAAGATCTTGCCCAATCTCACCCTtggattccacatctatgacagttattatgatgcaaggatgacctatCGGACAACTTTGGACCTACTTTTCAAATCACATAGATTtgtccccaactacaaatgtgacatTCAAAAAAACCTTATAGCCATCATTGGGGGACTTAGctttgatacctccctctctatggctGACACCATAGGCCTCTACAAGATACCACAG CTCACATATGGGTCATTTCCTCCAGGGGAGAGTGATGCAGACCAGTTCCTTTCCTTTTACCACTTGGTTCCCAATGACAGCCATCAGTCTATTGGAATCATTAGCTTACTAAAGCATTTTGGATGGAAATGGATTGGACTTTTCGTTGTGGAAGGTGACGGTGGAGAAAATTTCTTGCAGACTCTGGAACcattgctttctaggcacggaaTCTGTTCATCCTTCACACATAAAATACCACAAGTAGCCAATATAGAAAAGCTGAGTGAAACAGTTGATATGCTCTTCAATATTTATCTCTCTTTAACAGATGATAAAGTCAGTGCATGTATAATCTTTGGAGAATCTTTAACTCTTATATGGATGGGAGGTATACTAGTTCTAGGAGATTCTGAAAAGAAGGGAAGCTCATCATTTAGAAAG CTCCACCCTTTTCTTCTTGACATTTCATTTAACAACTCTGCTGGAGAAACAGTGAGTTTCAATGGTAAAAAGCAAACCGGAGGTGCACTTGACATCATGAACATAGTCACATTCCCAAACAAGTCCTTCCTTCGAGTGAAAGTTGGTCAAGTAGACAATGATGCTCTTGAAGCAAGAAGATTTGACATTCATGAGGACAAGATTAAATGGCACAAAGGTTTTAACCAG GTGGTGCCTATTTCTGTGTGTAATGACTGCTGCTCCCGTGgtcatcagaagaaaaggaaggaaggggagaaattttgctgctatgattgtgctccatgtccagaagggaagatttcagaccAGAATG ATATGGATGACTGTTTCAGATGCCCAGAAGACCAATATGCAAACAGGAACAAAGATGGATGCATCTCCAAATCAATGAGCTTTCTTTCTTATGAAGAACCCTTAGGGATCAGCTTGGCCTCAATTGCTATTTGTTTctccattgtcacaactttagtGTTTTTAGCTTTTGTGAAGCACAGAGATacacccattgtcaaagccaacaaccgagatctcacctacactctcctaaTCTCTCTACTGCTCTGCTTTCTATCTTCTTTGCTATTCCTTGGCAAaccaggggaaatggcttgcttCCTCAGACAACctacttttggcatcatcttctcaatggctgtttcttgtgtgctggcaAAAAGCATTACCGTAGTtgtagctttcatggccaccaagccagggtcCAGcctgaggaagtgggtggggaaaagactggccAATTCCATTGTCCTTTCTTGCTCTTTGATTCAAGCAAGTCTGTGTACTCTCTGGTTGGCAActtctcctccattcccagatttAGACATGCACTCACTAATGGAAGAAATCACTGTGCAATGTAACGAAGGGTCGGTGACCTTATTTTcctgtgtcctgggctacatgggcctcctGGCTTTCTTCAGCTTCATTGTGGCATTTGCAGCTCGCAAATTGccagacagttttaatgaagccaagttcattaccttcagcatgttgctgttctgcagtgtttggttgtgttttgtcccaacctacctgagcacgaAAGGGAAGTACATGGTGatggtggagatcttctccatcttggcctccagtgctggcttaCTGGGCTGCATCTTTGCCCCAAAATGCTATATTATCATGCTGAGGCCAGAGCTGAACAACAGAGAGCAACTAATAAGAATAAAGAATTAA